From Cytobacillus sp. IB215665, a single genomic window includes:
- a CDS encoding SPL family radical SAM protein, which translates to MTIEYLYKTPKTLLNKGTGFLSGYSHSLNPYTGCAFACSYCYVRQMPVSTFRNAEWGTWVDIKKDAASTFQKELLRAKTKGPVTIFMSSSTDPYQSIEHKEKITESLLKIMVENPPDFLLVQTRSPLVRRDIKMLQQLGAKVRVSMTVETDREDIRKHFAPYAPPIPARLKTLQLLAEFGIPTQVAIAPVLPSSERFADILRPLVNRVCIDDYFMGDGSGGKRTHKLGLQELYRNLEMEEWYDPSVYQMVYKRMRQYFSEDELFISQRGFEP; encoded by the coding sequence ATGACAATTGAGTATTTATATAAAACGCCGAAAACATTGCTGAATAAGGGAACTGGTTTTTTGTCCGGATATAGCCACTCATTGAACCCATATACGGGATGCGCATTCGCTTGCTCGTATTGCTATGTGCGGCAAATGCCTGTCTCTACTTTTCGTAACGCAGAATGGGGAACTTGGGTAGACATTAAAAAAGATGCTGCGTCCACATTCCAAAAAGAATTGCTCAGAGCTAAGACCAAAGGGCCGGTCACCATCTTCATGTCATCTAGCACGGACCCATATCAATCAATCGAACACAAGGAGAAAATTACGGAGTCTTTACTGAAAATCATGGTGGAAAATCCTCCGGACTTCTTGCTTGTTCAAACACGAAGCCCGCTTGTTCGCAGGGACATTAAGATGTTGCAACAGTTGGGAGCCAAGGTTCGGGTAAGTATGACAGTAGAGACCGATAGAGAAGATATTCGCAAGCATTTTGCGCCCTACGCTCCTCCTATTCCGGCAAGGCTTAAAACACTTCAACTGCTTGCGGAATTCGGTATTCCTACACAGGTTGCCATCGCACCTGTATTACCGAGTAGCGAGCGATTTGCGGATATATTGCGGCCCTTGGTTAACCGAGTATGTATTGACGATTATTTCATGGGGGACGGCAGTGGTGGTAAACGAACACACAAGTTGGGCTTACAAGAATTATATAGAAATCTGGAAATGGAAGAATGGTATGATCCTTCCGTCTATCAAATGGTTTATAAGCGAATGCGGCAGTATTTTTCAGAAGACGAACTTTTCATTAGCCAGAGGGGTTTCGAACCCTAG
- a CDS encoding 2OG-Fe(II) oxygenase — protein MSKQHITSLSDLKWAELHQMLDEQGYAKLPPLLNTDSCARLIKDYEDESLYCKTIDMKRFRFGMGEYKYYQTPLPDLLQQHRDKLYPELAKAANRWLEQLNRSPKYPETLAMFLEQCHQAGQNHPTPLILKYEVGGYNCLHQDLYGDIFFPFQVVFTLNQRNEDYTGGEFLLIEQRPRAQSRGHVITLNQGEGLIFPTQHRPILGSRGYYRVTLRHGVGTITSGTRYSLGVIFHDAK, from the coding sequence ATGTCTAAACAACATATAACATCTTTATCCGATCTCAAATGGGCCGAGCTGCATCAAATGCTTGATGAACAGGGCTACGCGAAACTGCCGCCTCTTTTAAATACGGACTCGTGTGCTAGGCTTATCAAAGACTATGAAGATGAATCTCTATATTGCAAGACCATAGATATGAAGCGATTTCGTTTCGGAATGGGAGAGTACAAATATTATCAAACTCCTCTTCCTGATCTATTACAGCAACATCGCGATAAATTGTATCCGGAGCTTGCGAAGGCGGCCAATCGTTGGTTGGAACAGTTGAATAGATCACCTAAGTACCCAGAAACCTTGGCGATGTTTCTTGAACAATGTCATCAGGCTGGGCAGAATCACCCCACTCCACTAATTTTGAAATATGAAGTAGGAGGCTACAATTGTCTCCATCAGGATTTGTACGGTGATATCTTCTTCCCTTTTCAAGTCGTGTTTACTCTGAACCAACGAAATGAAGATTATACAGGCGGTGAATTTTTACTCATCGAACAGCGACCACGGGCACAGAGCAGAGGTCATGTTATTACGCTGAATCAAGGTGAAGGTCTCATCTTTCCAACCCAACATCGACCGATATTAGGTTCGCGTGGATATTACAGGGTGACTCTGCGACATGGCGTTGGCACGATCACCTCTGGAACGCGGTATAGTTTGGGGGTTATATTTCATGATGCGAAGTAA
- a CDS encoding methylated-DNA--[protein]-cysteine S-methyltransferase: MTLNKSGSLYWSLFSYENWKIYIAATSRGLCFVGSQNQPFEELVKWADHSFPGYDLIQGDEKLQPFTDELIRYFQGNLIRFTIPIYYRGTFFQEVVWKALCDIPYGQTRSYSDIARQIRRPTAVRAIGRAIGANPVLITVPCHRVIGKNGSLTGYRGGMEMKTQLLELERSSTTNEKEQQYV, translated from the coding sequence ATGACACTTAACAAAAGCGGCTCTCTCTATTGGTCCTTGTTTTCTTATGAAAACTGGAAGATTTACATTGCTGCAACAAGCAGAGGCTTATGTTTTGTCGGATCACAAAATCAACCATTTGAAGAATTGGTGAAATGGGCAGATCATTCCTTTCCTGGATATGATCTGATTCAAGGTGACGAAAAATTGCAACCTTTTACAGATGAGCTTATTCGTTATTTTCAAGGAAATCTCATCCGTTTTACTATTCCAATCTATTATCGCGGAACATTTTTTCAGGAAGTCGTATGGAAGGCACTTTGCGATATTCCGTACGGTCAAACTCGATCCTACTCGGATATTGCTCGTCAAATTCGAAGACCTACTGCGGTTCGGGCGATTGGGAGGGCCATTGGAGCAAATCCCGTCCTAATCACGGTTCCATGCCACCGTGTTATCGGCAAAAATGGATCGCTGACGGGATATCGAGGCGGAATGGAAATGAAAACACAACTGTTGGAACTTGAACGAAGCTCAACTACCAATGAGAAGGAGCAACAATATGTCTAA
- a CDS encoding bifunctional transcriptional activator/DNA repair enzyme AdaA, with protein sequence MTEDWKTNPHWAFQQPDSDKPILSASVSDEQWEAIATNDVSYDGQFFYAVKTTGIFCRPSCKSRLPNRENIGFFENVDQALAAHFRPCKRCKPTGKRLPDEEWIAFITEYVDSHYNETLTLEVLALMSHVSPYHLHRTFKKIKGMTPVDYIQHIRIEKAKMLLTTFDDPVAEVGKSVGLSNTPYFITLFKKKIGQTPEAYRRQQKQRLKEAFSNDT encoded by the coding sequence ATGACAGAAGATTGGAAAACGAATCCGCATTGGGCTTTTCAACAACCAGACTCTGACAAGCCAATTCTATCTGCATCTGTTTCTGATGAACAATGGGAGGCCATAGCCACTAATGATGTTTCTTATGACGGACAATTTTTTTATGCAGTGAAAACAACAGGGATTTTTTGTCGCCCTTCTTGCAAATCAAGATTACCTAATAGAGAAAACATTGGCTTTTTTGAAAATGTTGATCAAGCATTAGCTGCACATTTTCGCCCATGCAAACGGTGCAAGCCAACCGGGAAAAGGTTGCCAGACGAGGAGTGGATTGCTTTCATAACGGAATATGTGGATAGCCACTACAATGAAACTTTGACGCTTGAAGTCCTTGCGCTTATGAGCCACGTATCTCCTTATCACTTGCATCGAACGTTTAAAAAAATCAAAGGCATGACCCCAGTGGACTACATTCAGCATATCCGAATCGAAAAAGCGAAAATGTTATTGACTACTTTCGATGACCCGGTTGCTGAAGTCGGTAAATCTGTCGGACTTTCCAATACGCCTTATTTTATTACGTTGTTTAAGAAGAAAATTGGACAAACGCCGGAAGCCTATCGCCGACAGCAAAAACAACGCTTGAAGGAGGCTTTTTCAAATGACACTTAA
- a CDS encoding MBL fold metallo-hydrolase codes for MTLIKDRWFTVQEIGNSTFAISEYGHWEKVHSFLLLGDREAALIDTGLGIDNIKRITDQLTSLPIKVLTTHVHTDHIGSHGEYNEIYVHEGDKDWLVNGIRGLSIEQIREHISRDITIPTPETFNPNTYQPFQGEPTGLLKDGDVIDLGNRQLEIYHTPGHSPGHISIFDRLEKYLFTGDLLYDQTPIYAYYPSTSPVDLVDSLQRISNIEDVMMIYGSHNSLGLEKNILKEVKKGIIYLKENKLVKFGTGLHKFNGFSVQF; via the coding sequence ATGACTTTGATAAAGGATAGATGGTTTACGGTTCAAGAAATAGGTAATTCAACTTTTGCTATAAGCGAATATGGGCATTGGGAAAAAGTCCATTCATTTTTATTATTAGGTGATAGGGAAGCTGCATTAATTGATACAGGACTTGGTATTGATAATATCAAAAGGATTACTGATCAACTTACTTCATTACCTATAAAGGTTTTAACTACACATGTACATACTGATCATATTGGAAGCCATGGGGAGTATAATGAAATTTATGTACATGAGGGAGATAAAGACTGGTTGGTGAATGGGATCAGAGGATTATCTATAGAACAAATAAGAGAACACATAAGTAGAGACATAACAATACCGACGCCAGAAACATTTAACCCTAATACATACCAACCTTTTCAAGGTGAGCCGACAGGATTATTGAAAGATGGTGATGTAATTGATCTGGGTAACAGGCAGCTAGAAATTTATCATACTCCTGGACATTCGCCAGGCCATATATCAATATTTGATAGATTAGAGAAATATCTCTTCACGGGTGATTTACTTTATGATCAAACACCAATTTATGCTTATTATCCTTCTACCAGCCCTGTTGATTTAGTTGATTCTCTACAAAGAATATCAAATATTGAGGACGTTATGATGATATATGGCTCACATAACTCATTAGGTCTTGAAAAAAACATACTGAAGGAAGTTAAAAAAGGAATTATCTATTTAAAAGAAAATAAGCTTGTGAAATTTGGAACAGGATTACATAAATTTAATGGATTTAGTGTGCAGTTTTAA
- a CDS encoding cupin domain-containing protein yields MFCVPYMYQHSNNVVNGPILTYRNPTPYCAPSNKIYSPYPPFYSHNRLVLRDYGANPFVLNINEATKQNNTYRTAIWTGKHFQVTLMSLNVSEDIGLEIHPNTDQFLRVEQGQGIVQMGKQREDLSFQKRIFDDSAIMIPAGMWHNVINTGNVPLKLYSIYAPPNHPFGTIHRTKADAMALEEGYGNRDGIQ; encoded by the coding sequence ATGTTCTGTGTGCCCTATATGTATCAACATTCTAATAACGTGGTGAATGGACCAATTCTTACTTACAGAAATCCTACACCTTATTGCGCTCCTTCTAATAAGATATATAGCCCGTATCCACCATTTTATAGTCATAATAGGCTTGTGTTAAGAGATTATGGAGCAAACCCATTTGTTTTAAATATCAATGAAGCTACCAAACAAAATAATACGTACCGTACAGCAATCTGGACGGGTAAACATTTTCAAGTTACATTAATGAGTCTCAATGTTAGTGAAGATATTGGCTTGGAAATTCATCCTAACACTGATCAATTTTTAAGAGTTGAACAAGGTCAGGGAATTGTACAAATGGGTAAGCAGAGAGAAGATTTAAGTTTTCAAAAAAGAATTTTTGATGACTCTGCCATAATGATCCCTGCTGGAATGTGGCACAATGTGATAAATACAGGCAATGTTCCTTTAAAGCTATACTCGATATATGCTCCACCAAACCATCCATTTGGTACGATTCATAGGACTAAAGCAGATGCAATGGCTTTAGAAGAAGGTTATGGAAATAGAGATGGAATTCAGTAG
- a CDS encoding alpha/beta hydrolase: protein MRSNTIYKSEEGKQFIQNHYENYLQTLKFNVERMYIDTSFGKTHILVSGPTQAKPLFIFQGGNCINPMTMSWFSPLTSEYRVYAPDTIGHPGYSDENRISAKDDSFALWIKEMMDYLNIKSSAFIGPSYGAGIILRLATFMPEKIDCSILVSPAGIKLGSKLSMIKDILLPLILYNITSSGKHLHKITKIMSSDSMKEHDKKIIGDVFKYVKLEQDMPKLTEKKELLNYKSPTLTIAGKKDIFFPENRLKEKTKEIIPNLISFKSFDMGHFPSEIYLEKLNNEIIEFLKFYY, encoded by the coding sequence ATGAGGAGTAATACAATTTATAAAAGTGAAGAAGGTAAACAATTTATTCAAAATCATTATGAAAATTATTTACAGACACTGAAATTTAATGTTGAACGAATGTATATAGACACAAGCTTTGGTAAAACCCACATTCTTGTATCAGGTCCAACTCAAGCAAAACCATTATTTATCTTTCAGGGAGGTAACTGCATTAATCCTATGACAATGTCCTGGTTTTCTCCATTAACAAGCGAGTACAGAGTATATGCTCCAGATACAATTGGTCATCCAGGTTATAGTGATGAAAATAGAATTTCTGCAAAGGATGACAGTTTCGCTCTTTGGATAAAAGAAATGATGGATTACTTAAATATAAAAAGTAGTGCATTTATTGGCCCATCATACGGGGCAGGTATTATATTGAGACTAGCCACATTTATGCCGGAAAAAATAGATTGTTCCATCTTAGTTTCACCAGCAGGGATAAAATTAGGTTCTAAACTTAGTATGATTAAGGATATTTTACTTCCTTTAATTTTATATAACATCACATCATCAGGTAAACATCTTCATAAAATCACAAAAATTATGTCTTCCGATTCAATGAAGGAGCATGACAAAAAAATTATAGGTGATGTTTTCAAATATGTAAAACTTGAACAAGATATGCCTAAATTAACTGAGAAAAAAGAACTACTAAATTATAAATCTCCTACATTAACTATAGCAGGGAAAAAGGACATTTTCTTTCCTGAAAATAGATTGAAAGAAAAAACAAAAGAAATCATACCAAATTTAATATCATTCAAATCATTCGATATGGGGCATTTTCCTTCCGAAATTTATTTAGAAAAATTAAACAATGAGATAATTGAGTTTCTTAAATTTTATTACTAA
- a CDS encoding VanZ family protein yields MYDVVVIGSLFLLFYIIVDFIMKKTKDIVRRLIFYSFVFYLLNVVQLTTGGIVFPPQKDFLPTTQLIPFYFIGDLFSMYRINGLDWFFWNSFKLTLFNLIMLMPLGVYMSLFYKVKRISRVFLIIFLVSLTIETIQLTFTYFGLVMGRGFNVDDLIVNTLGGVIGFVLFGLTKKGVFTIISSLNTKKEIM; encoded by the coding sequence GTGTATGATGTTGTTGTAATCGGATCTTTATTTTTGTTGTTCTATATTATTGTAGATTTTATTATGAAAAAAACTAAGGATATAGTAAGGAGACTGATTTTTTACAGTTTTGTTTTCTATTTACTTAATGTAGTTCAACTAACTACTGGAGGCATCGTGTTCCCGCCTCAAAAGGACTTTCTACCAACTACTCAATTAATTCCATTTTATTTTATTGGTGACCTGTTTAGTATGTATCGTATTAATGGTTTAGATTGGTTTTTTTGGAATTCTTTTAAGCTAACATTGTTTAACTTGATTATGCTCATGCCTCTAGGTGTTTATATGTCTTTATTTTATAAAGTGAAACGAATATCTAGAGTATTTTTAATTATATTCCTTGTAAGTCTTACTATTGAAACTATTCAACTCACTTTTACTTACTTTGGATTGGTAATGGGTCGAGGATTTAATGTAGATGATTTAATTGTTAATACTTTAGGCGGTGTAATTGGATTTGTACTTTTTGGGCTGACAAAGAAAGGGGTTTTTACGATTATATCGAGCCTTAATACCAAAAAGGAGATAATGTAG
- a CDS encoding M23 family metallopeptidase — protein sequence MDKVSKPIIVEFPLRGEWISPNTPGKRIPSHGSNRLGTRYAYDFLQVNWDRKGWPSYRVHPLRYFLLGAPLNNFYCWGKDVHAPCDGLIVKTEDGYKERVRAHLLSDLYVALKAAYAFDPSKDNIQSVAGNYIIMKCDDNVFAGLVHLQTGSIKVSVGQNVKKGDVIGKVGHSGNSFGPHLHFQLMDSSDIVTANGLPCAFEQYELFQNGKWRKVFNGIPTDKDRIRFSV from the coding sequence ATGGATAAAGTGAGTAAGCCGATAATTGTAGAATTTCCTTTAAGAGGTGAGTGGATTTCTCCGAATACTCCAGGAAAAAGAATTCCGAGCCACGGATCAAACCGCTTAGGAACACGATATGCTTACGATTTTTTGCAAGTGAATTGGGACAGAAAAGGTTGGCCCAGCTATCGTGTTCATCCATTACGATATTTTCTTTTAGGCGCTCCTCTGAATAATTTTTACTGTTGGGGTAAGGATGTGCATGCGCCTTGTGATGGGCTCATTGTCAAGACGGAGGATGGTTACAAGGAGCGCGTAAGGGCGCATCTACTTTCAGACTTGTATGTTGCATTAAAAGCTGCCTATGCTTTTGATCCAAGCAAAGACAATATACAATCTGTTGCTGGGAATTACATCATTATGAAATGTGATGATAATGTATTTGCTGGATTAGTTCATCTTCAAACTGGGTCAATCAAGGTTTCAGTTGGTCAAAACGTGAAAAAGGGGGATGTCATCGGTAAAGTAGGTCATTCCGGTAATTCTTTTGGCCCCCATTTACATTTTCAGCTCATGGATAGCAGTGATATAGTCACTGCAAATGGGTTACCTTGTGCTTTTGAACAATATGAATTATTTCAGAACGGGAAATGGCGTAAAGTGTTTAATGGTATTCCCACAGATAAAGATAGAATAAGATTTTCTGTTTAG